Proteins found in one Zea mays cultivar B73 chromosome 1, Zm-B73-REFERENCE-NAM-5.0, whole genome shotgun sequence genomic segment:
- the LOC100273138 gene encoding putative oxidoreductase, aldo/keto reductase family protein produces MAAALVSVPRIKLGSQGLEVSAQGLGCMGMSAFYGPPKPESEMIKLIHHAVDAGVTFLDTSDVYGPHTNEVLLGKALQGGVREKVELATKFGVSFADGKREIHGDPAYVRAACEGSFKRLGVDCIDLYYQHRIDKRVPIEVTIGELKKLVEEGKIKYIGLSEASASTIRRAHAVHPITAVQLEWSLWSRDAEEDIIPTCRELGIGIVAYSPLGRGFFSSGAKLVDSLSEQDFRKHMPRFQPENLDKNAQIFERVSAMAARKGCTPSQLALAWVHHQGNDVCPIPGTTKIDNFNQNVGALSVKLTPDEMAELESYAAAGEVLGDRYGDQLANTWKDSETPPLSSWKF; encoded by the exons ATGGCTGCCGCTCTCGTGTCTGTGCCTCGCATCAAGTTGGGCTCGCAGGGGCTGGAGGTCTCCGCGCAGGGCCTCGGCTGCATGGGCATGTCCGCCTTCTACGGCCCGCCAAAACCCGAGTCTGAGATGATCAAGCTTATCCACCACGCCGTCGACGCCGGGGTCACCTTCCTCGACACCTCCGACGTCTACGGCCCGCACACCAACGAGGTCCTCCTGGGCAAG GCGCTGCAAGGCGGGGTGCGGGAGAAGGTCGAGTTGGCCACCAAATTCGGCGTCTCCTTCGCCGATGGCAAGCGGGAGATCCACGGCGACCCAGCCTACGTGCGGGCAGCGTGCGAGGGCAGCTTCAAGCGGCTCGGTGTTGACTGCATCGACCTCTATTACCAGCACCGCATCGACAAGAGGGTGCCCATCGAGGTCACG ATCGGTGAACTCAAGAAGCTAGTGGAGGAAGGAAAGATAAAATACATTGGGTTATCCGAAGCATCTGCATCAACAATCCGAAGAGCTCATGCAGTCCATCCTATCACCGCGGTACAGCTTGAATGGTCGCTATGGTCTAGAGATGCAGAAGAAGATATAATCCCCACTTGCAG AGAACTTGGAATTGGAATCGTGGCTTACAGTCCACTAGGCAGAGGTTTCTTCTCTAGTGGAGCAAAACTAGTTGACTCACTATCTGAGCAGGACTTCCGCAAG CATATGCCTAGATTTCAGCCAGAGAATCTCGACAAGAACGCTCAGATATTCGAGCGCGTGAGCGCGATGGCAGCACGGAAAGGATGCACGCCATCACAGCTCGCGTTGGCCTGGGTTCACCACCAAGGAAACGACGTTTGCCCCATACCTGGCACAACAAAAATCGACAACTTCAACCAGAACGTGGGGGCACTGTCTGTGAAGCTTACACCGGATGAGATGGCTGAACTCGAGTCGTATGCCGCGGCTGGTGAAGTCTTGGGTGACCGGTATGGCGATCAATTGGCCAACACTTGGAAGGACTCCGAGACCCCACCGTTATCTTCATGGAAATTTTGA
- the LOC100383138 gene encoding putative ARF GTPase activating domain protein with ankyrin repeat-containing protein → MYFAKLDDSPMFRTQIQSLEESAELLRERCLKFHKGCRKYTEGLGEAYDGDIAFASSLETFGGGHNDPMSVAFGGPVMTKFTIALREIGTYKEVLRSQVEHMLNDRLLNFVDIDLHDVKDAHKRFDKASLSYDQIREKYLSLKKGTRPDITTAIEDELHSARSSFEQARFNLVTSLSHVEAKKRFEFLEAVSATMDSHLRYFKQGYELLHQMEPYINQILAYAQQSRERANKEQASLVERMHEYKRQIDRESRSSINGLNDSYNGDRMQTIGRSSHKQIEAVMQSTSKGKVETIRQGYLSKRSSNLRADWKRRFFVLDSRGMLYYYRKQITRPPAGCSMQRNVNPPEHGSGLLSRLFSSHYHIHDEKSVARHTVNLLTSTIKVDAEQSDLRFCFRIISPTKIYTLQAESAVDQMDWIEKITGVIASLLSSQSPEQCFMSSPKGSGHDRSTSDGSSFTSSVEFEPSVIDDLVLEKYSGNGQHDVIRGTHHHRTSMKPEKPIDLLRKVDGNNMCADCGALEPDWASLNLGALLCIECSGVHRNLGVHISKVRSLTLDVRVWEPSVINLFQSLGNMFVNNIWEDMLPDDNSSADGSDTSQYLSVSKPKHKDVFSAKEKFIHAKYVDKEFIRKRSMDENQLAEQMWNSVAANDKKTAYSLIVRSRANVNLVYGEMPSSPFLTLGKALQQEQPVSPPDGSPKFFDCNSHDKISPREPLSPASTSSRTDDMEDGCEGLSLLHLACRVADVGMVELLLQYGASVNMNDSRGRTPLHHCILKGRHRHAKLLLSRGADSQAMDRDGRTALQYAIDGGTSDEDILALLEDHSR, encoded by the exons atGTATTTCGCCAAACTCGATGACTCGCCCATGTTCCGGACGCAG ATACAATCACTTGAGGAGAGTGCTGAATTGCTGAGAGAGAGATGTTTGAAGTTCCATAAAGGTTGCCGTAAGTATAC TGAAGGACTAGGGGAAGCATACGATGGAGATATTGCATTTGCCAGCTCACTTGAAACATTTGGAGGAGGCCACAATGATCCAATGAGTGTCGCTTTTGGTG GGCCTGTAATGACCAAATTTACAATTGCCTTAAGAGAAATTGGAACATACAAGGAAGTCCTGCGCTCCCAG GTTGAGCACATGTTAAATGACAGATTACTGAATTTTGTTGACATTGATTTGCATGATGTGAAG GATGCTCATAAGCGCTTTGACAAGGCTAGCCTCTCATATGACCAG ATTCGTGAAAAGTACCTATCATTGAAGAAAGGTACCCGACCGGACATAACAACAGCAATTGAAGAT GAGCTTCACAGTGCTAGATCTTCATTTGAGCAAGCTCGTTTCAACCTG GTCACTTCACTTTCCCATGTCGAGGCAAAGaagagatttgaatttttggaggCTGTTAGTGCGACAATGGATTCACATCTTCGTTATTTTAAACAA GGATATGAACTATTGCATCAAATGGAGCCATATATTAATCAG ATTCTTGCTTATGCACAGCAATCACGAGAAAGAGCAAACAAGGAACAAGCTTCTCTCGTAGAGAGGATGCATGAGTACAAAAGGCAGATAGACCGGGAAAGTCGGTCTTCTATAAATGGTTTGAATGATTCTTATAATGGTGATCGAATGCAGACAATTGGCAGAAGTTCACATAAACAGATCGAGGCAGTTATGCAGTCAACTTCAAAAGGCAAG GTAGAGACCATCCGTCAAGGTTATCTTTCGAAAAGATCTTCAAACTTGAGAGCCGACTGGAAAAGAAGGTTCTTCGTACTTGATAGTCGAGGAATGCTGTACTACTATCGAAAACAAATTACTCGGCCACCT GCTGGTTGTTCCATGCAAAGAAACGTTAACCCCCCTGAACATGGTTCTGGGTTGTTGAGCAGATTGTTCTCTTCTCATTACCATATACATGATGAAAAGTCTGTCGCACGTCATACTGTAAATTTGTTGACATCGACCATTAAAGTTGATGCTGAGCAATCAGATTTGAGGTTCTGTTTCAGAATTATTTCACCCACAAAGATCTACACATTGCAG GCAGAGAGTGCAGTAGATCAGATGGACTGGATTGAAAAGATAACTGGTGTTATTGCCTCTTTACTGAGCTCACAATCGCCAGAACAG TGTTTTATGTCAAGCCCTAAGGGCAGTGGTCATGATAGGAGTACCAGTGATGGAAGCTCCTTTACAAGTTCAGTGGAATTTGAACCTTCCGTAATCGATGATTTAGTACTGGAGAAGTACTCTGGAAATGGGCAGCATGATGTAATAAGAGGCACACATCATCACAGAACCAGCATGAAACCTGAAAAACCAATTGACTTGCTTAGGAAAGTTGATGGCAATAATATGTGTGCTGACTGTGGTGCTTTGGAACCTGATTGGGCATCATTAAACCTTGGCGCACTTCTATGCATAGAGTGTTCTGGGGTGCACCGAAATCTTGGAGTGCATATATCAAAG GTTAGATCTCTGACACTTGATGTCAGAGTTTGGGAGCCATCAGTAATCAATCTCTTTCAGTCATTAGGCAACATGTTTGTCAACAATATTTGGGAAGACATGTTGCCAGATGATAATTCAAG TGCTGATGGATCAGACACATCACAGTACCTCTCTGTTAGCAAGCCTAAACACAAAGATGTATTCTCTGCCAAGGAGAAGTTTATTCATGCCAAG TATGTAGACAAAGAGTTTATACGGAAGCGTAGCATGGATGAGAATCAATTAGCTGAGCAGATGTGGAATAGTGTAGCTGCAAATGACAAGAAAACAGCATACAGTCTCATTGTGAGATCACGTgccaatgtaaatttagtttacGGAGAGATGCCTTCTAGCCCATTTTTGACTCTTGGAAAGGCACTTCAGCAAGAGCAACCGGTTTCACCGCCTGATGGAAGTCCTAAATTTTTCGATTGCAATTCACATGACAAGATTTCTCCTCGGGAGCCCCTTTCCCCTGCTAGCACGAGTTCACGCACAGATGACATGGAGGACGGTTGCGAAGGTCTTTCCTTGCTCCATCTTGCATGCCGTGTTGCAGACGTTGGGATGGTTGAATTACTTTTGCAGTATGGTGCTAGTGTAAATATGAATGATTCTAGGGGTCGGACACCCCTTCATCACTGCATTTTGAAAGGAAGACATCGGCATGCAAAGCTTCTCCTCTCCAG AGGGGCTGATTCACAAGCCATGGATCGAGATGGTAGGACAGCATTGCAGTATGCAATCGATGGTGGAACAAGCGACGAAGACATTCTTGCATTGTTAGAGgatcatagtagatga
- the LOC100279791 gene encoding O-fucosyltransferase 13-like isoform X1 → MTPAAAWCAQHRLRFLLPSLFLAPVLFFLLSPPSSPPFVSLPASGELPPLSSRLIWAQRWLVEWRPCGWWRTAPLQAPSRRNGYIRIDCYGGLNQLRRDLCDGIGVARLLNATMVLPKFEVAAYWNESSGFADVFDVDYFIEQTRGYVEVVKDLPAEIASREPFKVDCSKRKGHFDYVETVLPALLEHQYISLTPAMNQRRDRNPAYAKASYCQGCYSALRLNKNVESKAVELLQAIPKPFLSLHLRFEPDMVAYSRCSYTGLSSKSMDSIEAARREGRKVLTGDAARLWRNRGKCPLTPSETAFILQALGIPTNTNIYLAAGDGLMELEGFTSVYKNTYTKSSLLTHEAFENMHGNTKAALDYYVSVNSDAYVATFFGNMDKMVTAMRTMQGLQRTLVLSRRAFANYTAAGLAGQQLAKAMWDAHREEYVRGRGSALPEYCFCEFKL, encoded by the exons ATGACACCGGCCGCGGCGTGGTGCGCGCAGCACCGCCTCCGGTTCCTCCTACCGTCCCTCTTCCTCGCGCCCGTCCTCTTCTTCCTCCTGTCGCCGCCGTCCTCTCCGCCCTTCGTCAGCCTCCCCGCCTCCGG AGAGCTGCCTCCTTTAAGCTCGCGGCTCATATGGGCGCAGCGGTGGTTGGTGGAGTGGCGCCCGTGCGGGTGGTGGCGGACGGCGCCATTGCAAG CTCCGTCCAGGAGGAACGGGTACATCCGAATAGATTGCTACGGCGGTCTCAACCAGCTGCGACGTGAT TTATGTGACGGAATTGGGGTTGCACGACTTCTGAACGCAACAATGGTTCTACCCAAGTTTGAGGTTGCCGCCTATTGGAATGAATCTAG TGGCTTTGCAGATGTTTTTGATGTTGATTACTTCATTGAGCAGACTAGAGGATATGTGGAAGTTGTTAAGGACTTGCCTGCAGAGATAGCGTCCAGAGAACCATTTAAGGTTGACTGCAGTAAACGGAAAGGACATTTTGATTACGTTGAAACGGTACTTCCAGCTCTCTTGGAGCATCAATACATCTCATTGACACCTGCCATGAATCAAAGAAGGGATAG AAACCCCGCATATGCAAAAGCTTCATACTGTCAAGGCTGTTACAGCGCTCTCAGGTTGAATAAGAATGTGGAATCCAAAGCTGTTGAGCTCCTCCAAGCCATACCAAAACCCTTCTTATCCCTTCACCTGAGATTCGAACCAGATATGGTCGCTTACAGTCGGTGTTCATACACTGGCCTTTCTTCCAAATCAATGGACTCCATTGAAGCTGCACGCAGGGAGGGTAGGAAGGTATTGACCGGTGACGCTGCCCGCCTGTGGAGGAACCGTGGCAAGTGCCCTCTGACACCAAGCGAAACAGCATTCATCCTCCAGGCGCTAGGCATTCCTACAAACACAAACATTTATTTAGCTGCTGGTGACGGGCTAATGGAACTCGAGGGTTTCACGTCCGTTTACAAGAACACGTACACCAAATCGTCTCTCCTGACCCATGAAGCTTTCGAGAACATGCATGGCAACACAAAGGCTGCTCTCGACTACTATGTTTCGGTCAACAGCGACGCCTATGTCGCCACATTCTTTGGAAATATGGACAAGATGGTAACTGCGATGAGAACAATGCAAGGTCTCCAGAGGACACTGGTCTTGAGCAGGAGGGCCTTCGCAAACTACACTGCCGCTGGGCTAGCAGGGCAGCAACTGGCTAAGGCTATGTGGGACGCTCATCGAGAGGAGTATGTCAGAGGCAGGGGGTCGGCTCTGCCCGAGTACTGCTTTTGTGAGTTCAAATTGTAG
- the LOC100279791 gene encoding O-fucosyltransferase 13-like, translating to MNLDVFDVDYFIEQTRGYVEVVKDLPAEIASREPFKVDCSKRKGHFDYVETVLPALLEHQYISLTPAMNQRRDRNPAYAKASYCQGCYSALRLNKNVESKAVELLQAIPKPFLSLHLRFEPDMVAYSRCSYTGLSSKSMDSIEAARREGRKVLTGDAARLWRNRGKCPLTPSETAFILQALGIPTNTNIYLAAGDGLMELEGFTSVYKNTYTKSSLLTHEAFENMHGNTKAALDYYVSVNSDAYVATFFGNMDKMVTAMRTMQGLQRTLVLSRRAFANYTAAGLAGQQLAKAMWDAHREEYVRGRGSALPEYCFCEFKL from the exons ATGAATCTAG ATGTTTTTGATGTTGATTACTTCATTGAGCAGACTAGAGGATATGTGGAAGTTGTTAAGGACTTGCCTGCAGAGATAGCGTCCAGAGAACCATTTAAGGTTGACTGCAGTAAACGGAAAGGACATTTTGATTACGTTGAAACGGTACTTCCAGCTCTCTTGGAGCATCAATACATCTCATTGACACCTGCCATGAATCAAAGAAGGGATAG AAACCCCGCATATGCAAAAGCTTCATACTGTCAAGGCTGTTACAGCGCTCTCAGGTTGAATAAGAATGTGGAATCCAAAGCTGTTGAGCTCCTCCAAGCCATACCAAAACCCTTCTTATCCCTTCACCTGAGATTCGAACCAGATATGGTCGCTTACAGTCGGTGTTCATACACTGGCCTTTCTTCCAAATCAATGGACTCCATTGAAGCTGCACGCAGGGAGGGTAGGAAGGTATTGACCGGTGACGCTGCCCGCCTGTGGAGGAACCGTGGCAAGTGCCCTCTGACACCAAGCGAAACAGCATTCATCCTCCAGGCGCTAGGCATTCCTACAAACACAAACATTTATTTAGCTGCTGGTGACGGGCTAATGGAACTCGAGGGTTTCACGTCCGTTTACAAGAACACGTACACCAAATCGTCTCTCCTGACCCATGAAGCTTTCGAGAACATGCATGGCAACACAAAGGCTGCTCTCGACTACTATGTTTCGGTCAACAGCGACGCCTATGTCGCCACATTCTTTGGAAATATGGACAAGATGGTAACTGCGATGAGAACAATGCAAGGTCTCCAGAGGACACTGGTCTTGAGCAGGAGGGCCTTCGCAAACTACACTGCCGCTGGGCTAGCAGGGCAGCAACTGGCTAAGGCTATGTGGGACGCTCATCGAGAGGAGTATGTCAGAGGCAGGGGGTCGGCTCTGCCCGAGTACTGCTTTTGTGAGTTCAAATTGTAG